A DNA window from Deltaproteobacteria bacterium contains the following coding sequences:
- a CDS encoding DUF86 domain-containing protein, which yields MSPLDKESLQSKINRIRKNLKQLKLFGDMSYTEYTKDSINTAVAERFLQISIQAMLDIGSHIIAEEGLGDPLEYRDIFSILIHAKILPKHRETAFLNMVGLRNRIVHLYEDIDHKRIHHFLKKDLSDFETFLKAATRYLR from the coding sequence ATGTCACCCCTTGATAAAGAATCTTTGCAGTCCAAAATAAATCGGATTCGTAAAAATCTCAAACAACTCAAATTATTCGGTGACATGTCTTATACGGAATATACCAAAGACAGTATTAATACGGCGGTTGCGGAGCGTTTTCTTCAGATATCCATTCAGGCCATGTTGGATATTGGTTCTCATATTATTGCGGAAGAGGGGTTGGGGGACCCTTTGGAATACCGCGATATTTTTTCCATTTTAATCCATGCAAAAATTCTTCCCAAACACCGCGAAACAGCATTTTTAAATATGGTAGGCCTCCGCAACCGGATTGTTCATTTATATGAAGACATTGATCACAAACGCATCCACCACTTTCTCAAAAAAGATTTATCTGATTTTGAAACTTTTCTGAAAGCCGCAACCCGTTACCTGCGTTAG